In Flavobacterium hankyongi, the genomic window AACCATGAGAAAGCAACAGCAAATGATAAAATTGTTTCTAATGCATCATGTACAACAAACTGTTTAGCGCCTTTGGCAAAAGTTATCAATGATAATTTCGGAATTGTAGAAGGTTTAATGACTACTATTCATGCTACAACAGCTACTCAGTTAACAGTTGACGGTCCTTCAAGAAAAGATTTCCGTGGTGGTCGTTCAGCTTTAATCAATATCATTCCGTCACAAACAGGAGCTGCAAAAGCAGTTGGAAAAGTAATTCCTGATTTGAATGGAAAACTTACAGGAATGTCTATGCGTGTACCAACTGCTGACGTTTCAGTGGTCGATTTGACTGTAAAATTAGCCAAAGAGACAACTTACGACGAAATCATGTCGGTTCTTAAAAATGCTTCAGAAACTTCAATGAAAGGAATCCTTGGATTTACAGAAGATGATGTTGTTTCTCAAGATTTCTTAGGTGATTCACGTACTTCAATTATTGATGCTAAAGCGGGTATCGGACTAAATTCAACATTCTTCAAATTAGTATCTTGGTACGATAACGAATACGGTTATTCAAGCAAATTAATTGATTTAGCTGTTCACGTATCAGGTTTAAAATAATTACCTATATTTATCATCCCGTTAATTTACATTGGCGGGATTTTTTATTTAAAGCTATTCCTGCTGCTGTACGCTATATCTTTTTTTGCCATTTGTTAAAGCAAAAAAAGGATGCCGCTACCATCAGGGCTAATTAAATCAACTTTTAAATTACAACCAACCAACGTAATGAAATTACTAGTAGATAGCGGCTCTACAAAAGCCGATTGGATTTCCATAGAAGATACTGGAAAAGTATTGTTCACCACGCAATCATTAGGATTAAACCCTGAAGTTTTATCAAAAGACGAAATCATCAATCGATTAGAAGATCGTTTTGATATTTCACATAATAAAGAGCAAGTTTCACATTTGTTTTTTTACGGAGCTGGTTGTGGTACCGATAGAATGAAAAATTTTTTAACCGAAGTTTTTCAAGAGTATTTTAAAAACGCAATAGTGACTGTACATGAAGATACCTATGCAGCCGTTTATGCAACAACTCCAAAAGGAGAAAAAGCAATCGTAAGCATTTTAGGAACAGGTTCAAACTGTAGTTATTTCGACGGACAAGTTTTACATCAAAAAGTACAATCCTTAGGTTATATCGCAATGGATGATTGCTCAGGAAATCGTTTCGGAAGACATTTATTGCGTGGTTATTACTTTAATAAAATGCCAAAAGACATGGCAAAGGAATTTGAAACAACATATAATGTAGAACCAGATCCTGTAAAACATAATTTATATAAAGAACCTAATCCTAATGCTTATTTAGCAACGTTTGCAAAATTTTTAATCAAGCATAAAGACACCGAATTTTGCCGTCAGTATATTTTTGAAGAAATGGAAGCTTTTGTAGATAACTATATTAAGCAATTTGATAATTATAAAGAAGTACCTGTTCATTTTATAGGTTCAATAGCTTTTTATTTAAAAGATGAATTAAAAGGTGTTTTAGATAAACACGGAATCCAATTAGGAAATGTATTGCGACGTCCAATCGACGGACTTATTGAATATCACGTTTTAAACAAATAATCATGGAAATTGCAATAATAGCTCATGACGGAAAAAAAGCTGACATGGTTCAGTTTTTAAATAGAAATATTGATATTCTACATAAAGAAAATATTAAAATCATCGCAACTGGAACTACTGGAAGTAAAGCAGAGGCTGCTGGAATTAAAGTAAAAAAGATGTTGAGTGGCCCACTCGGTGGCGATGCACAAATAGCAGCTCGAGTTGCAGAAGGAAAATGCAAAATGGTGTTATTTTTTAAGGATCCTATGAGCAGTCATCCTCATGAACCAGATATTAATATGCTCATTAGGATATGTGATGTTCACAATATCCCATTAGCTACAAACGAAGCAACAGCACAGCTTTTACTTAATGCAATTGCAGAATAAAATTAATCGCACTCTATGGCGCGATTTTTTGTTTTTTTAAACAAAATTTTTAATATCTTGGTGAACCATAAACTACTTAAAATATGAAAAAAATTGCACTACTATTAATGGTATTATCTGTGAGTTTCTCTTACGGACAAAAGAAAAAGAAATCTACAGCAGCAAAAACTCCAGCTGGTGTTTTAGCAAAATCTGGTGATGCATCAGTATTATTTAATAAAAAGAATGATTTGGTTTTAGTTACAACTAAAGACACTATGGTTTTGTCAAAGAACAGAGCTGATTTTGCGCCATCTAACGTAAAAGTTTCTCCTGTAAAAGTCAAAACGAATACTTTTTATTGTGTAACTTGGAATGAAACTGTAAAAACAGATTCTAAAGGTAAAAAAGAAACTGCTGCAGTTACAGAAAATCAATTGTGGAATCCTGCTACAAAAACATTGTTAATAGGTAATACACAAAAAGCTGTTGAAGTTCAAGAAATTGAGTATTTAGACAAACTAAAAACAGCTTCACAAACAGTTTACAAAAAACGCAACGAAGGATATCAGTTTACTTTACTAGGAAATGGAGATTTTACATTAAGTAATAAAACTTCATCAACAAAGTATGCTTATAATGATAAATCGTCTAGATACGAGCCAGTTAAAAAGTAATGATAAGATAAAAAAAGCGAAGTTTTAAACTTCGCTTTTTTATTATGAATTTCTTTCTTTCTTTTTGAAAAGATTAAGAATTGAAAGCTTTTGATTTTCTTCAATAACACCAAGTCCACCTAACATATATTTTCCTTCTTTCATTTTTACATTTATTATTCTAGAATTCTTAATTGTTCTTTCAGTATCCTCCATTCCCATGAATGAAAAAATTAAAACATCTCCTTTTCGTGCTTTAATTTTAAAAAGTCCTTGCATATCACTTTGTACACCATTCTTACTGCCTTTAATAATAACATTTACACCTGGTAATGGACCAGAAGAATCACTGACAATTCCAGTAATAGTTACTTCATTAGTTTCATTTTCTGGATGATAAGTAACTTTTCCAACAATAATATCTTTAACTTCCGTTTGTTCAATTTTTGGTTTTTCTTGAGCAGAAATTTTTGTGATAAAAAAAGTAGTTATTCCAAAGAATACTGAAGCTAACCAAAGTGATTTTTTCTTTTTGGGATAAAATAATTCTCTATCTAATTGTGAAGGTAAAAACCTGCCACAAATAGAATGATTTTTATTGTATGTTTCGATGATTTGTAAATCAGTTGATTTAGTAAAATCGAAAACATTTTTTTCGCATGAAGAGCAAAATCTTCCCTTTTCTACTGGGTTCATATTATTCCAGTCTTCATGACATGGTTCTGGTATTGTAAGCTGAAATTTTCTCATAACTATAATAAATAAAAAAATGGTCTATATATAAATAGAGACCATTTCGTTATAAAAGGTTGGAATGAGAACTAAATTTTAATGATTTATTTTAATCTCAAACATTTTATCCCAATTTTTGCCAGTTACAAAAATCGTTTTTGTTTTAGGATTATAAGCTATACCGTTCAATACGTCAATGTCAGGATGTTGTGTCACTTTTTTCTTTAAAGCTGATAAATCAATAACAGCTTCAACTGCTCCTGATTTTGGGTCTATAATGGCTAAAGCATCCATTTGATATATGTTGGCATAAATTTTACCATCAATCCACTCTAATTCATTTACGGCTTTAATTTTATTTTGAGCAGTATAAACATTTATAAAATCAACTTGTTGAAAAGTTTCAGGACTTAATACTGTAATTCTTTCTGTTCCATCACTCTGATAAAGGTTTTTACCATCATTAGTCAAACCCCATCCTTCCATTTTTTTGAAGTATTTAAATGTTTTTTCCTTTTTGAAAGTTTCGGCATCATAAACATACCCTTCATTGTTTAACCAAGTTAATTGATACACTTTATTATTTAAAATTGTAATTCCTTCTCCAAAATAATCAGCTCCAAGTTCAACTTTTTTCAAAACTTTTCCAGTTTTGTAATCAGTTTTTCTTAAACTTGAAATTCCTCTTACGCCTGTTCCATTACCAGCACCATTACCAGTTCCTTCAAACAATATATCGTTATGAAATTCTAATCCTTGAGTATATGCTTTAATATCGTGAGGATAAGTGTTAAGGACAGTATAAGTCAATAATTTTGGTTCTATATGTGAAACCAATTCAATTCTTGATTCAGTTTTTGTTGAATCTCCTTCAAAATAAACTACCGCTTTTAAATTTTGATAACCTAATTTTTGATTCTTCAAACTGTAATTAAAAACTGTATTTCCTTTTACAGATCCAATTCTTTTTTCGCTATTAAAATATACGATAGAGTCGATTGATTTGTCTTTTTTATTTAGTAAAGACAAAGAAACATTGTCATCTTGGTGATATAAAAGCTTAAATTTAGAATCATCAATAGAAAATAAATTTTTTTTATCACCCGCACAACTTGCGCTTAAAAGAACTAATGAAGTGATAGCTAGAAGTTTATGTTTTATCATTATTTAAATATTTGAGAATACAATATACAAAAGGTTTTTACCTAATCAAATTTGCTTGTAAAAATACAAAAAGATTGTATATTTGCATCGGCAAGTCCTACACGACCAGCTCCTGCAGACTCCTCCAGGGTGGGAACACAGCAAAGGTATGCGGTTGTAGCGGTGCGATGTAGGTCGCTTGCCATTTTTTATTAAAGATAATTTTAATTTTGTGGTCCCGATTGTTCGGGATTTTTTATTTTTAGACCAAATTATTCCAGAATGCAACTTGCTTGGCAAAAGGTCAAACTTCCTCTTAAAGAAACTTTTTCAATATCCTATGGTGATTATTCCTTTAGGGAAGCATTAATAGTTACTTTATCATATAAAGGTATTTCTGGTTATGGTGAGTGCACAATAATAGATTATTATGGAATAAATCTTGATGATTTAGTTAATCAGTTAATATTAAGTAAAACTTTAATTGAAAATCAACAAATATCTGTTCCTCAATCATTTTATTCTTTTATAAAAAGTTTACATTTAAGTTCGTTTGTAACTTCTGCTTTAGATTGTGCGTATTGGGATTTATTTGGGAAATTAGAGAATAAAAGTTTTTTAGAAATAAATGCAATCGATCTAAAAGTAATTCCAGAATCTTCAATAACAATAAGTATTGATGATATTGAGAATCAAATAAAAAAAATAGAAAATTCGAGTTGGAGTAAATTTAAAGTAAAATGTAAAGGGCTAAATAAAGAATCTTTTACAAGATTATCTAGCTTAAATAGAAATATAGCTCTCGATTCGAATGCAAGTTTTACTATTGAAGATTGTCATTGGATTGAAAATAATGAGTTGGCTTCAAATTTCACTTATTTGGAGCAGCCAATGCAAGTGAAAAATTATACTAATTTATCAAGAGATAAATTTGCAAATTGGATGGCCGATGAAGATTTTCAGAACAATAATAATTTAGTTTCTTTGCTCTCGCATTATAAAAGTTTAAACATTAAATTAGTTAAATGTGGAGGTCTTACTCCAGCTTTGGAGATTATAAAAGAAGCTAGACAATTAAATTATAATATAATGATTGGCTGTATGACCGAATCTACGGTGGGTATTTCGGCAGGTGCAGTTTTAACACCTTTAGTGGATTATTGTGATTTGGATGGAGCCAATTTAATAGCTGAAGATGTTGCTATGGGTAGTAAAATAATAAATGGAAAAATTCAATTATCAGACAAGCCTGGTTTAGGAATTGAATTAATTAAATAAACGAATCGATAATGAGTAAAGTTGTAATAATAACTGGTGGTTCATCAGGAATTGGAAAATCAATAGGGGAGTTTTTACAAGACAAAGGTTATACTGTTTATGGCACAAGCCGTAATCCTGAAAAAGTTCAAAACTCAAAAATTCCATTGGTTGCCTTGGATGTAAGAAATAGTGAATCTATATATAAAGCAATTGGTGAAGTAATTGCTAAATCCGGAAAAATAGATGTTTTAATAAATAATGCTGGAGTTGGTATTACTGGGCCAATCGAGGAAATTCCAACAGAAGAAATGCGCAATAATTTTGAAACCAATTTCTTTGGACCAATCGAAGTAATTAAAGCGGTTTTGCCGCAAATGAGAAGTCAGAACTTAGGATTAATAATCAATATTACATCAATTGCTGGTTATATGGGATTACCTTATAGGGGAATTTACTCGGCATCAAAAGGAGCTTTAGAATTAGTGACAGAAGCTCTTCGTATGGAAACAAAACAGTTTGGAGTTGAAATTACAAACATTGCGCCCGGAGATTTTGCAACAAATATTGCTGCAGGTCGTTATCATGCACCAGTGATTAAGGGATCAGCTTATGAGAAAGTGTACGGAAACACATTGTCAGAAATGAATACACACGTCGATTCAGGTAGTAATCCTATTGAAATGGCTCAGGCAGTTTATAAAATCATAAATACTTCAAAACCAAAAATTCATTATAAGGTTGGGGCATTTATGCAAAAATTTTCGGTTGTTTTAAAAAGAACATTGCCAGATAAAGTATATGAAAAAATGCTAATGAATCATTATAAATTGTAATTTTGCAATCGCGTTAGAATTCAACCAACCAAATAGTAATAACCTTAAAACACAACTATTTTAAATACAAACAGATGAAATTTTTTATTGACACAGCCAATTTAGAGCAAATTAAGGAAGCACAAGCTTTAGGAATTCTTGATGGTGTTACAACAAACCCATCATTAATGGCAAAAGAAGGAATTACAGGAACGAACAACATTTTAAAGCATTATGTTGATATCTGTAATATTGTTGATGGTGATGTGAGTGCCGAAGTAAATGCGCTTGACTTTGAAGGAATGGTAAAAGAGGGTGAAGAGTTGGCTGAATTACACGAACAAATTGTTGTTAAATTACCAATGACTAAAGAAGGTGTAAAAGCATGTAAATACTTTTCCGATAGAGGAATTAAAACAAATGTAACTTTGGTGTTTTCTGCTGGACAGGCTCTATTAGCTGCAAAAGCTGGAGCAACTTATGTTTCTCCTTTCTTAGGACGTTTAGATGACGTTTCTACAGATGGTTTAAATTTAATTCAAGAAATCCGCGATATTTATGATAATTATGGTTTCGAAACTCAAATCTTAGCAGCTTCTGTTCGTCACACGATGCATGTTGTAAACTGCGCTAAAATTGGTGCTGATGTTATGACAGGACCATTATCGTCTATTACAGGATTATTAAAACATCCATTAACTGATATTGGAATTGCGCAATTTGTTGCTGATTACGAAAAAGGAAATAAATAGTTTTAATTAAAACTTTATAAAATTGAAAAAGCGGTTTCAAAACTTTGAAACCGCTTTTTCGTTTGGTTTGAGGATTAGTTTATTGTAAGTATTCTTCGAAGTTTGCATCAAAAATACTAACAAAACCATTTTTTATTGTTCCATCTGCATTTAAAAGCATTGTTCTATGAATTTTGGTAATTACCCATTTGTCTTTTATTGAGCTAAAATTTGTAGAATGAAGCTCAGTAATATTTTTAAAATTATTCTTATTTAAATTCTCTTTCCAATTTTCAACAGAATCATCGATATTTACTGCTATAAAGTCCCAATTTGGGTGTTTTTGTTGAAGTTCTACAGCACGCTTATGAACTAATTCCATATGTGATTTAGCCTCAGAAGTCCAAAAGAAAAGAACCGTTTTTTTCTTAACAAGCTTATTGATAGTAACAGGATTCGAATTTGCATCAATAAGCTCGACATCTTCAAGTCTTTTTTTCTGTGCTAGATTTTGAATCGCGTCTCCAATTTTCTTGATTTCTTTTTGACGTTCTTTATCAGTAGAAAGTTTTAAATATTCTCCTAAGAATTTTTTGTTGTTTTCAATGTTTTGATCTTCTAACAAATACATGAATGCAATATTATTTAATACAGCATTTTTGATTTTTTGGTTTTCAAAAATAGAATCAGCAACTTTTAATTTATGGATATTATTTTCTATTGATTTACCCATTACATCTTTTCTGCAAGTGATATTGCTGAGCATTGATGTTAAATAACGAACGAAAGGAGCGAAGTTTGTTAATTTTTCGTTATTAAAATCAATGTCTTTTCTATAATCATAATAACCTTTAGGAAGATTTGCGCACACATCTTGGTTTGTTCTGAATTTATGTGCTAAAGGGTACATTTCTTTCTTAGCTAAGTATGGCATTTCAAGCATTGATTTTGCATAAATATCAAAATCCTCATCCCAGCTGATATCTTTTTTTCTTCTTTCATAAAAAGCATTCTTGATTTTATAATCAGAATTTATCTTCTCATCAAATTTCTTCAAATCGTAATCATAAATATCAAAAGAAGCGTTTTTATCATCTTCATTTTTTAAAAATAATTCAATTAAGAAATTATTTTTTTCATCTCCACGACCGCAAAAAGTAAGTGAGTTATCAAATTCGTTAGTATTTAAACGAATCATCAAACTATCATTTTTGTCAAAATAAATGTACTGATATTCGGGATCGTGTTTAAATGTGTACATTCCCGGAGTAAGAGAATCATATTTTGTAAAAAATCTATTGTTTTTGTCTAATTGAATTGTATCAATTACTTCATTGTTTTTACATAAATACACATATTTAGAGTTTGGATTGATAATCTCACCTCCAAAATAAGCAGAATAATCATCTTCCTTAAATCCTTGGTGACAAGAACTTAAAAAAACTGCATTCACTAATAGAGTTAAACATTGTAGTTTTTTGAAATAGGCAAACATTCTAACTTATTTACGATATAGCAAATATATTTTTATAAATAATATAACGTTGTTAATGTACAGTTAAAGTTATCTGTACAGCTGTATTAAAGTTTTAACTCAAAACTCATTCATTTTTACTACTTTTGCAACACTTTTTAAAAATAAATAAATGCTTACAGTTTCAAATTTATCAGTTCAATTTGGTAAACGAATTTTGTTTGACGAGGTAAACGTAACTTTTACACAAGGTAACTGCTACGGAATTATTGGTGCAAATGGTGCAGGAAAATCAACATTCTTGAAAATATTATCAGGAGATATCGATCCTACTTCAGGTCGTGTTATTCTTGAGCCTGGAAAACGTATGTCGGTTCTTAATCAGAACCACAATATGTTTGACGAACACACAGTTTTAGAAACCGTTTTAATGGGGAATAAAACATTATTTGCAGTTAAAAAAGAAATGGATGATTTGTATGCCGACTATTCTGATGATAAAGTAGACAGAATAGGGGAGTTGCAAGTTCAATTTGAGGAAATGAACGGATGGAATGCCGATTCTGATGCGGCTACTTTATTGTCAAATTTAGGAATCGGGGCAGATTATCATTATACAATGATGAGCGATATGGAAGGAAAAATGAAAGTTCGTGTGTTATTAGCACAAGCTTTATTTGGAAATCCTGATGTATTAATCATGGATGAGCCTACCAATGATTTGGATTTTGAAACTATTGGTTGGTTGGAGAATTTCTTGGCAAATTATGAGAATACTGTATTGGTTGTTTCTCACGACCGCCACTTTCTAGATGCAGTTTGTACACATGTATCGGATATTGACTTCGGAAAAATTAATCATTATTCAGGAAACTATACTTTCTGGTACGAATCGTCTCAGTTAGCAGCTAAACAAAGAGCGCAACAAAATAAAAAGGCAGAAGAGAAAAAAGCAGAATTAGAAGAATTTATCCGTCGTTTCTCTGCGAATGTAGCAAAATCAAAACAAGCTACTTCACGTAAAAAAATGATCGAGAAATTAAATATTGGTGAAATCAAACCTTCAAGCCGTCGTTACCCAGCCATTATTTTTGATCAAGAACGCGAAGCGGGTGATCAGATTTTAAATGTTCAGGGTTTATCTGCTTCAATAGATGGAGAAGTTTTGTTCAAGAATGTGGATTTAAATATGGCCAAAGGAGATAAAATAGTTGTATTTTCAAGAGATTCACGCGCTACTTCTGCGTTTTATGAAGTTTTAAACGGGAATTTAACTCCAGATTCTGGTACTTTTGATTGGGGAATTACAACAAACCAATCGTATCTACCAGGTGATAATCACAGTTTCTTTGAAAACGATTTGACTTTAGTAGATTGGTTACGCCAATGGGCAAAAACTGAGGAAGAAAGAGATGAAGTATATGTTCGTGGTTTCTTAGGAAAAATGATTTTTTCTGGTGAAGAAGCTTTAAAAACAGGACGTGTATTATCTGGAGGAGAAAAAGTACGTTGTATGTTATCCAGAATGATGATGATGAGAGCTAATGTATTGATGTTAGATGAGCCAACAAATCACTTGGACTTAGAATCGATTACAGCTTTTAACAACTCTCTAAAAAACTTTAAAGGTTCTGTATTGTTTACAACGCATGACCACGAGTTTGCACAAACTGTTGCTAACAGAGTGTTGGAAATCACTCCTAACGGAGTAATTGATCGTTATATGACTTTTGACGAATATCTTGAAGATGAAAAAATTCAAGAAATGAGAAAGAAAATGTATTCTTAAATAAAAAATCCCGCTTACGAGTGGGATTTTTTTATTATAATGAAGAAGATAAGCAATCATAGCCATATTTTCTTTATATCGTTTTCCTATTACTCTCCAAATTTTTAACAAATGATTCAAATCATGAACTATCCAGGTGGAAAGTAAATTCTCAAGTTTTGTTTCGCCTAAAGCTAGATGGGTTCCTTTTTTAAAAAATTAGCAATTGTAATATTTTTAGATTTTAAAATCTGAAAATTGAAACCTCTATTTCTTTAAATTCATTTAAAAAAAGCTCTCAACAGGAGTGAAGTACATTCAAGAATGGCAATGATTTTGTCTAAATTAAACTCTAGATTTATGTAATTAGTGTTTTCAAATAGGTGTTTGTCTGCCTACAGCTTTGGCATACCCAACAGTTTCTCTATACATTTGAGGTGATACATCAGCATTAGTTTTAAAAAATCGGCTGAAATAATATTCATCATCATAACCCAGTTCATAAGCAATAGTTTTAACCGATTTGTCCGTTAGGTATAGTTCTCTTTTGGCTTCTATAATAATTCGTTCCGAAATAAGTTGTGTCAGTGTTTTGTTGAAATGCGTTTTGGTAATTTTAGCTAATGCTTTTTGAGATATATTCAATGCTTCTGCATATTCGTTGGGTGCA contains:
- the fsa gene encoding fructose-6-phosphate aldolase, giving the protein MKFFIDTANLEQIKEAQALGILDGVTTNPSLMAKEGITGTNNILKHYVDICNIVDGDVSAEVNALDFEGMVKEGEELAELHEQIVVKLPMTKEGVKACKYFSDRGIKTNVTLVFSAGQALLAAKAGATYVSPFLGRLDDVSTDGLNLIQEIRDIYDNYGFETQILAASVRHTMHVVNCAKIGADVMTGPLSSITGLLKHPLTDIGIAQFVADYEKGNK
- a CDS encoding N-acetylglucosamine kinase, giving the protein MKLLVDSGSTKADWISIEDTGKVLFTTQSLGLNPEVLSKDEIINRLEDRFDISHNKEQVSHLFFYGAGCGTDRMKNFLTEVFQEYFKNAIVTVHEDTYAAVYATTPKGEKAIVSILGTGSNCSYFDGQVLHQKVQSLGYIAMDDCSGNRFGRHLLRGYYFNKMPKDMAKEFETTYNVEPDPVKHNLYKEPNPNAYLATFAKFLIKHKDTEFCRQYIFEEMEAFVDNYIKQFDNYKEVPVHFIGSIAFYLKDELKGVLDKHGIQLGNVLRRPIDGLIEYHVLNK
- a CDS encoding SDR family oxidoreductase, producing MSKVVIITGGSSGIGKSIGEFLQDKGYTVYGTSRNPEKVQNSKIPLVALDVRNSESIYKAIGEVIAKSGKIDVLINNAGVGITGPIEEIPTEEMRNNFETNFFGPIEVIKAVLPQMRSQNLGLIINITSIAGYMGLPYRGIYSASKGALELVTEALRMETKQFGVEITNIAPGDFATNIAAGRYHAPVIKGSAYEKVYGNTLSEMNTHVDSGSNPIEMAQAVYKIINTSKPKIHYKVGAFMQKFSVVLKRTLPDKVYEKMLMNHYKL
- a CDS encoding methylglyoxal synthase translates to MEIAIIAHDGKKADMVQFLNRNIDILHKENIKIIATGTTGSKAEAAGIKVKKMLSGPLGGDAQIAARVAEGKCKMVLFFKDPMSSHPHEPDINMLIRICDVHNIPLATNEATAQLLLNAIAE
- a CDS encoding carboxypeptidase-like regulatory domain-containing protein; the protein is MRKFQLTIPEPCHEDWNNMNPVEKGRFCSSCEKNVFDFTKSTDLQIIETYNKNHSICGRFLPSQLDRELFYPKKKKSLWLASVFFGITTFFITKISAQEKPKIEQTEVKDIIVGKVTYHPENETNEVTITGIVSDSSGPLPGVNVIIKGSKNGVQSDMQGLFKIKARKGDVLIFSFMGMEDTERTIKNSRIINVKMKEGKYMLGGLGVIEENQKLSILNLFKKKERNS
- the gap gene encoding type I glyceraldehyde-3-phosphate dehydrogenase, giving the protein MKVRLGINGFGRIGRIVFRETFNRDNVEVVAINDLLDVEHLAYLLKYDSVHGRFDGKVEVKEGKLYVNDKYIRVTAERDPKLIKWDDASVDVDVVAECTGVFTTLETAQAHLDGGAKKVVISAPSADAPMFVMGVNHEKATANDKIVSNASCTTNCLAPLAKVINDNFGIVEGLMTTIHATTATQLTVDGPSRKDFRGGRSALINIIPSQTGAAKAVGKVIPDLNGKLTGMSMRVPTADVSVVDLTVKLAKETTYDEIMSVLKNASETSMKGILGFTEDDVVSQDFLGDSRTSIIDAKAGIGLNSTFFKLVSWYDNEYGYSSKLIDLAVHVSGLK
- a CDS encoding ABC-F family ATP-binding cassette domain-containing protein translates to MLTVSNLSVQFGKRILFDEVNVTFTQGNCYGIIGANGAGKSTFLKILSGDIDPTSGRVILEPGKRMSVLNQNHNMFDEHTVLETVLMGNKTLFAVKKEMDDLYADYSDDKVDRIGELQVQFEEMNGWNADSDAATLLSNLGIGADYHYTMMSDMEGKMKVRVLLAQALFGNPDVLIMDEPTNDLDFETIGWLENFLANYENTVLVVSHDRHFLDAVCTHVSDIDFGKINHYSGNYTFWYESSQLAAKQRAQQNKKAEEKKAELEEFIRRFSANVAKSKQATSRKKMIEKLNIGEIKPSSRRYPAIIFDQEREAGDQILNVQGLSASIDGEVLFKNVDLNMAKGDKIVVFSRDSRATSAFYEVLNGNLTPDSGTFDWGITTNQSYLPGDNHSFFENDLTLVDWLRQWAKTEEERDEVYVRGFLGKMIFSGEEALKTGRVLSGGEKVRCMLSRMMMMRANVLMLDEPTNHLDLESITAFNNSLKNFKGSVLFTTHDHEFAQTVANRVLEITPNGVIDRYMTFDEYLEDEKIQEMRKKMYS
- a CDS encoding glutaminyl-peptide cyclotransferase; this encodes MIKHKLLAITSLVLLSASCAGDKKNLFSIDDSKFKLLYHQDDNVSLSLLNKKDKSIDSIVYFNSEKRIGSVKGNTVFNYSLKNQKLGYQNLKAVVYFEGDSTKTESRIELVSHIEPKLLTYTVLNTYPHDIKAYTQGLEFHNDILFEGTGNGAGNGTGVRGISSLRKTDYKTGKVLKKVELGADYFGEGITILNNKVYQLTWLNNEGYVYDAETFKKEKTFKYFKKMEGWGLTNDGKNLYQSDGTERITVLSPETFQQVDFINVYTAQNKIKAVNELEWIDGKIYANIYQMDALAIIDPKSGAVEAVIDLSALKKKVTQHPDIDVLNGIAYNPKTKTIFVTGKNWDKMFEIKINH
- a CDS encoding TlpA family protein disulfide reductase, which codes for MFAYFKKLQCLTLLVNAVFLSSCHQGFKEDDYSAYFGGEIINPNSKYVYLCKNNEVIDTIQLDKNNRFFTKYDSLTPGMYTFKHDPEYQYIYFDKNDSLMIRLNTNEFDNSLTFCGRGDEKNNFLIELFLKNEDDKNASFDIYDYDLKKFDEKINSDYKIKNAFYERRKKDISWDEDFDIYAKSMLEMPYLAKKEMYPLAHKFRTNQDVCANLPKGYYDYRKDIDFNNEKLTNFAPFVRYLTSMLSNITCRKDVMGKSIENNIHKLKVADSIFENQKIKNAVLNNIAFMYLLEDQNIENNKKFLGEYLKLSTDKERQKEIKKIGDAIQNLAQKKRLEDVELIDANSNPVTINKLVKKKTVLFFWTSEAKSHMELVHKRAVELQQKHPNWDFIAVNIDDSVENWKENLNKNNFKNITELHSTNFSSIKDKWVITKIHRTMLLNADGTIKNGFVSIFDANFEEYLQ
- a CDS encoding enolase C-terminal domain-like protein, with the protein product MQLAWQKVKLPLKETFSISYGDYSFREALIVTLSYKGISGYGECTIIDYYGINLDDLVNQLILSKTLIENQQISVPQSFYSFIKSLHLSSFVTSALDCAYWDLFGKLENKSFLEINAIDLKVIPESSITISIDDIENQIKKIENSSWSKFKVKCKGLNKESFTRLSSLNRNIALDSNASFTIEDCHWIENNELASNFTYLEQPMQVKNYTNLSRDKFANWMADEDFQNNNNLVSLLSHYKSLNIKLVKCGGLTPALEIIKEARQLNYNIMIGCMTESTVGISAGAVLTPLVDYCDLDGANLIAEDVAMGSKIINGKIQLSDKPGLGIELIK